The Synchiropus splendidus isolate RoL2022-P1 chromosome 11, RoL_Sspl_1.0, whole genome shotgun sequence genome contains a region encoding:
- the LOC128767023 gene encoding nuclear factor NF-kappa-B p105 subunit-like isoform X3, translating to MAEDDHLLQSPNQILDPLVLEPPWDYNHFAFTSPSSSVRTADSPSLEITEEPKQRGFRFRYSCEGPSHGGLPGASSEKNRKTYPSVKIHSYQGPARVVVQLVTAVTAPLHPQLHAHSLVGKQCDKGICVMDVLNTDSSISFPNLGILHVTKKNVAKTLEERMTEAVRSGYNVGVTIHPEVDAWQGEIRVSHQQRNLISAVAADQARKMDLSVVRLMFTAFLPDSDGAFSRRLDPVVSVPIYDSKAPNASSLKIVRMDRSAGCVSGGEEVYLLCDKVQKDDIQVQFYEEDDSGYVIWQALGDFSPTDVHRQFAIVFKTPKYRDQNLQRPAPVFVQLKRKSDNETSEPKPFTYHPQILDKEEVQRKRQKILPNFHDFSGNGGGAGGGFHRGGGAGGGREGGGGEGERGAFFPNFSSFSYVAGGGCAYTAGCSMALELAGDGAAGGDEDGAGGVEVKRRQTDALFQYSVTGDAAYLLALQRPLLTAQDKDGDTGFHLAVLHSQQEALESLAHVASAVPGDLSLNQRNHLYQTSLHLAVITQQEAAVRALLEAGADPTLTDRHGNTVLHLAVQQDAADMIRMLLEVAAVRRLLDEANTAGLCAIHLAVLADHLNSLRELLKGGADVDAVEHGSGRTALHLATEQDNVSLAGCLLLEGDARVDCCTYDGSTPLHISAGRGSLKLTALLMAAGADPLRENLEPLFYKDDDASNTDDDDDNCFIPGTTPLDVASEQVSCLLKGESCESHGLTRSPTGDLASLEQKVRQEVCQALDNDGCWESLSHSLSLGILIPAFRLSPSPATILLDSYEVSGGTISNLLRALRSVGQCSALSVLEKALASHQTSTTGLSQEELQKEGGHVEVCDSGVELSFPDPGS from the exons ATGGCTGAAGACGACCACCTTCTTCAGAGCCCCAACCAG ATTCTGGACCCGCTTGTGTTGGAGCCCCCGTGGGATTACAATCACTTTGCCTTCACCTCTCCGTCGTCATCTGTACGTACTG CTGACAGTCCCTCACTGGAGATCACTGAGGAGCCAAAGCAG CGAGGGTTCAGATTTCGGTACAGCTGTGAGGGTCCATCGCATGGTGGACTTCCTGGAGCGTCCAGTGAGAAGAACCGCAAGACCTACCCTAGTGTCAAG ATCCACAGCTATCAGGGCCCAGCTCGGGTGGTGGTCCAGTTGGTCACTGCTGTGACAGCGCCTCTGCATCCGCAGCTTCATGCTCATAGTTTGGTGGGGAAACAATGTGACAAAGGAATTTGTGTGATGGATGTTTTGAACACGGATTCCAGCATCAG TTTTCCAAACCTGGGAATACTTCACGTCACCAAGAAAAACGTGGCGAAGACGCTTGAGGAGCGGATGACTGAGGCAGTGAGGTCGGGCTATAATGTCGGCGTGACTATCCACCCAGAGGTTGACGCCTGGCAGGGGGAGATCCGAGTTTCTC ATCAGCAGCGCAACCTGATCAGCGCGGTGGCAGCCGACCAAGCCAGGAAGATGGACCTGAGTGTGGTGCGACTCATGTTCACCGCCTTCCTGCCCGACAGCGACGGTGCATTCTCGCGCCGCCTCGACCCGGTGGTGTCCGTGCCTATCTACGAcagca AAGCTCCAAATGCCTCCAGCTTGAAAATCGTGCGAATGGACCGGTCTGCTGGCTGTGTgtctggaggagaagaggtCTACCTGCTCTGTGACAAGGTTCAGAAAG ATGACATCCAGGTCCAGTTCTATGAAGAAGACGACTCGGGTTATGTGATCTGGCAGGCACTAGGCGACTTTTCTCCAACGGATGTTCACAGACAG TTTGCAATCGTCTTCAAGACCCCAAAGTATCGGGATCAAAACCTGCAGCGGCCGGCGCCGGTGTTTGTGCAGCTAAAAAGAAAGTCAGACAACGAGACCAGCGAACCCAAACCGTTCACCTACCACCCACAGATTCTAG ACAAAGAGGAGgtgcagaggaagagacagAAGATTCTGCCCAACTTCCATGACTTCAGTGGTaatggaggaggagcaggaggaggttttCATCGgggtggaggagcaggtggtGGCAGAGAAGGTGGCGGTGGAGAGGGAGAACGAGGAG cctttttcccaaatttctcctccttcagttatGTTGCTGGAGGAGGATGTGCTTACACGGCAGGCTGCTCGATGGCCCTTGAACTCG CTGGCGATGGTGCAGCTGGTGGAGATGAAGACGGTGCTGGTGGTGTTGAAGTGAAACGTCGACAGACGGATGCGCTGTTTCAGTACTCAGTTACAGGCGATGCAGCCTATCTTTTGGCACTACAGCGCCCCCTATTGACAGCTCAGGATAAGGACGGAGACAC CGGTTTCCACTTGGCTGTTCTCCACAGCCAACAGGAGGCACTAGAGAGCCTTGCTCATGTTGCTTCAGCAGTACCTGGAGACCTCAGCCTCAACCAAAGAAACCATCTGTACCAG ACGTCTTTGCACCTCGCTGTCATCACGCAGCAGGAGGCGGCGGTGAGAGCGCTGCTGGAGGCCGGCGCTGACCCGACTCTGACtgatcgccatggcaacacggTGCTTCACCTGGCCGTGCAGCAGGACGCGGCAGATATGATCCGGATGCTGTTAGAGGTGGCTGCAGTGAGACGCCTCTTGGACGAGGCCAACACGGCAG GTCTGTGCGCCATCCACCTGGCGGTGTTGGCCGACCACTTGAATTCCCTACGGGAGCTCCTGAAGGGCGGCGCCGACGTGGACGCGGTGGAGCACGGCAGCGGGAGAACGGCCCTCCACCTTGCCACTGAGCAGGATAACGTGTCGCTGGCCGGCtgtctgctgctggag GGTGACGCCCGCGTGGACTGCTGCACCTATGATGGTTCCACTCCCTTACACATCTCGGCTGGGAGGGGCTCGCTCAAGCTGACGGCTCTGCTGATGGCTGCAG GTGCAGATCCACTCAGAGAAAACTTGGAGCCTCTCTTCTACAAGGACGACGACGCCAGCAACAcagacgacgacgacgacaacTGTTTCATCCCTGGAACCACTCCGCTTGACGTCGCCTCTGAACAG GTCTCGTGTCTCCTGAAAGGTGAAAGTTGTGAGAGCCATGGTTTGACCAGGAGCCCCACAG gtgaccTGGCATCACTGGAACAGAaggtcagacaggaagtgtgcCAGGCCCTGGACAACGACGGATGCTGGGAAAGTCTATCACACAGTCTGAGTCTGGGGATTCTGATCCCAGCATTCCGACTGAGCCCATCCCCTGCTACCATCCTGCTGGACAGCTATgag GTTTCGGGTGGAACCATCTCAAACCTGCTGCGTGCGTTGAGATCTGTGGGTCAGTGCAGCGCTTTAAGTGTCCTGGAAAAGGCGCTGGCAAGTCACCAAACGTCGACCACCGGCTTGAGCC aagaggagctgcagaaggagGGTGGTCACGTGGAGGTGTGCGACAGTGGGGTGGAGTTGTCCTTCCCTGATCCTGGTTCCTGA
- the LOC128767023 gene encoding nuclear factor NF-kappa-B p105 subunit-like isoform X2, with protein sequence MAEDDHLLQSPNQILDPLVLEPPWDYNHFAFTSPSSSVRTADSPSLEITEEPKQRGFRFRYSCEGPSHGGLPGASSEKNRKTYPSVKIHSYQGPARVVVQLVTAVTAPLHPQLHAHSLVGKQCDKGICVMDVLNTDSSISFPNLGILHVTKKNVAKTLEERMTEAVRSGYNVGVTIHPEVDAWQGEIRVSRELSDQQRNLISAVAADQARKMDLSVVRLMFTAFLPDSDGAFSRRLDPVVSVPIYDSKAPNASSLKIVRMDRSAGCVSGGEEVYLLCDKVQKDDIQVQFYEEDDSGYVIWQALGDFSPTDVHRQFAIVFKTPKYRDQNLQRPAPVFVQLKRKSDNETSEPKPFTYHPQILDKEEVQRKRQKILPNFHDFSGNGGGAGGGFHRGGGAGGGREGGGGEGERGAFFPNFSSFSYVAGGGCAYTAGCSMALELAGDGAAGGDEDGAGGVEVKRRQTDALFQYSVTGDAAYLLALQRPLLTAQDKDGDTGFHLAVLHSQQEALESLAHVASAVPGDLSLNQRNHLYQTSLHLAVITQQEAAVRALLEAGADPTLTDRHGNTVLHLAVQQDAADMIRMLLEVAAVRRLLDEANTAGLCAIHLAVLADHLNSLRELLKGGADVDAVEHGSGRTALHLATEQDNVSLAGCLLLEGDARVDCCTYDGSTPLHISAGRGSLKLTALLMAAGADPLRENLEPLFYKDDDASNTDDDDDNCFIPGTTPLDVASEQVSCLLKGESCESHGLTRSPTGDLASLEQKVRQEVCQALDNDGCWESLSHSLSLGILIPAFRLSPSPATILLDSYEVSGGTISNLLRALRSVGQCSALSVLEKALASHQTSTTGLSQELQKEGGHVEVCDSGVELSFPDPGS encoded by the exons ATGGCTGAAGACGACCACCTTCTTCAGAGCCCCAACCAG ATTCTGGACCCGCTTGTGTTGGAGCCCCCGTGGGATTACAATCACTTTGCCTTCACCTCTCCGTCGTCATCTGTACGTACTG CTGACAGTCCCTCACTGGAGATCACTGAGGAGCCAAAGCAG CGAGGGTTCAGATTTCGGTACAGCTGTGAGGGTCCATCGCATGGTGGACTTCCTGGAGCGTCCAGTGAGAAGAACCGCAAGACCTACCCTAGTGTCAAG ATCCACAGCTATCAGGGCCCAGCTCGGGTGGTGGTCCAGTTGGTCACTGCTGTGACAGCGCCTCTGCATCCGCAGCTTCATGCTCATAGTTTGGTGGGGAAACAATGTGACAAAGGAATTTGTGTGATGGATGTTTTGAACACGGATTCCAGCATCAG TTTTCCAAACCTGGGAATACTTCACGTCACCAAGAAAAACGTGGCGAAGACGCTTGAGGAGCGGATGACTGAGGCAGTGAGGTCGGGCTATAATGTCGGCGTGACTATCCACCCAGAGGTTGACGCCTGGCAGGGGGAGATCCGAGTTTCTCGTGAGCTCAGCG ATCAGCAGCGCAACCTGATCAGCGCGGTGGCAGCCGACCAAGCCAGGAAGATGGACCTGAGTGTGGTGCGACTCATGTTCACCGCCTTCCTGCCCGACAGCGACGGTGCATTCTCGCGCCGCCTCGACCCGGTGGTGTCCGTGCCTATCTACGAcagca AAGCTCCAAATGCCTCCAGCTTGAAAATCGTGCGAATGGACCGGTCTGCTGGCTGTGTgtctggaggagaagaggtCTACCTGCTCTGTGACAAGGTTCAGAAAG ATGACATCCAGGTCCAGTTCTATGAAGAAGACGACTCGGGTTATGTGATCTGGCAGGCACTAGGCGACTTTTCTCCAACGGATGTTCACAGACAG TTTGCAATCGTCTTCAAGACCCCAAAGTATCGGGATCAAAACCTGCAGCGGCCGGCGCCGGTGTTTGTGCAGCTAAAAAGAAAGTCAGACAACGAGACCAGCGAACCCAAACCGTTCACCTACCACCCACAGATTCTAG ACAAAGAGGAGgtgcagaggaagagacagAAGATTCTGCCCAACTTCCATGACTTCAGTGGTaatggaggaggagcaggaggaggttttCATCGgggtggaggagcaggtggtGGCAGAGAAGGTGGCGGTGGAGAGGGAGAACGAGGAG cctttttcccaaatttctcctccttcagttatGTTGCTGGAGGAGGATGTGCTTACACGGCAGGCTGCTCGATGGCCCTTGAACTCG CTGGCGATGGTGCAGCTGGTGGAGATGAAGACGGTGCTGGTGGTGTTGAAGTGAAACGTCGACAGACGGATGCGCTGTTTCAGTACTCAGTTACAGGCGATGCAGCCTATCTTTTGGCACTACAGCGCCCCCTATTGACAGCTCAGGATAAGGACGGAGACAC CGGTTTCCACTTGGCTGTTCTCCACAGCCAACAGGAGGCACTAGAGAGCCTTGCTCATGTTGCTTCAGCAGTACCTGGAGACCTCAGCCTCAACCAAAGAAACCATCTGTACCAG ACGTCTTTGCACCTCGCTGTCATCACGCAGCAGGAGGCGGCGGTGAGAGCGCTGCTGGAGGCCGGCGCTGACCCGACTCTGACtgatcgccatggcaacacggTGCTTCACCTGGCCGTGCAGCAGGACGCGGCAGATATGATCCGGATGCTGTTAGAGGTGGCTGCAGTGAGACGCCTCTTGGACGAGGCCAACACGGCAG GTCTGTGCGCCATCCACCTGGCGGTGTTGGCCGACCACTTGAATTCCCTACGGGAGCTCCTGAAGGGCGGCGCCGACGTGGACGCGGTGGAGCACGGCAGCGGGAGAACGGCCCTCCACCTTGCCACTGAGCAGGATAACGTGTCGCTGGCCGGCtgtctgctgctggag GGTGACGCCCGCGTGGACTGCTGCACCTATGATGGTTCCACTCCCTTACACATCTCGGCTGGGAGGGGCTCGCTCAAGCTGACGGCTCTGCTGATGGCTGCAG GTGCAGATCCACTCAGAGAAAACTTGGAGCCTCTCTTCTACAAGGACGACGACGCCAGCAACAcagacgacgacgacgacaacTGTTTCATCCCTGGAACCACTCCGCTTGACGTCGCCTCTGAACAG GTCTCGTGTCTCCTGAAAGGTGAAAGTTGTGAGAGCCATGGTTTGACCAGGAGCCCCACAG gtgaccTGGCATCACTGGAACAGAaggtcagacaggaagtgtgcCAGGCCCTGGACAACGACGGATGCTGGGAAAGTCTATCACACAGTCTGAGTCTGGGGATTCTGATCCCAGCATTCCGACTGAGCCCATCCCCTGCTACCATCCTGCTGGACAGCTATgag GTTTCGGGTGGAACCATCTCAAACCTGCTGCGTGCGTTGAGATCTGTGGGTCAGTGCAGCGCTTTAAGTGTCCTGGAAAAGGCGCTGGCAAGTCACCAAACGTCGACCACCGGCTTGAGCC aggagctgcagaaggagGGTGGTCACGTGGAGGTGTGCGACAGTGGGGTGGAGTTGTCCTTCCCTGATCCTGGTTCCTGA
- the LOC128767023 gene encoding nuclear factor NF-kappa-B p105 subunit-like isoform X1, with protein sequence MAEDDHLLQSPNQILDPLVLEPPWDYNHFAFTSPSSSVRTADSPSLEITEEPKQRGFRFRYSCEGPSHGGLPGASSEKNRKTYPSVKIHSYQGPARVVVQLVTAVTAPLHPQLHAHSLVGKQCDKGICVMDVLNTDSSISFPNLGILHVTKKNVAKTLEERMTEAVRSGYNVGVTIHPEVDAWQGEIRVSRELSDQQRNLISAVAADQARKMDLSVVRLMFTAFLPDSDGAFSRRLDPVVSVPIYDSKAPNASSLKIVRMDRSAGCVSGGEEVYLLCDKVQKDDIQVQFYEEDDSGYVIWQALGDFSPTDVHRQFAIVFKTPKYRDQNLQRPAPVFVQLKRKSDNETSEPKPFTYHPQILDKEEVQRKRQKILPNFHDFSGNGGGAGGGFHRGGGAGGGREGGGGEGERGAFFPNFSSFSYVAGGGCAYTAGCSMALELAGDGAAGGDEDGAGGVEVKRRQTDALFQYSVTGDAAYLLALQRPLLTAQDKDGDTGFHLAVLHSQQEALESLAHVASAVPGDLSLNQRNHLYQTSLHLAVITQQEAAVRALLEAGADPTLTDRHGNTVLHLAVQQDAADMIRMLLEVAAVRRLLDEANTAGLCAIHLAVLADHLNSLRELLKGGADVDAVEHGSGRTALHLATEQDNVSLAGCLLLEGDARVDCCTYDGSTPLHISAGRGSLKLTALLMAAGADPLRENLEPLFYKDDDASNTDDDDDNCFIPGTTPLDVASEQVSCLLKGESCESHGLTRSPTGDLASLEQKVRQEVCQALDNDGCWESLSHSLSLGILIPAFRLSPSPATILLDSYEVSGGTISNLLRALRSVGQCSALSVLEKALASHQTSTTGLSQEELQKEGGHVEVCDSGVELSFPDPGS encoded by the exons ATGGCTGAAGACGACCACCTTCTTCAGAGCCCCAACCAG ATTCTGGACCCGCTTGTGTTGGAGCCCCCGTGGGATTACAATCACTTTGCCTTCACCTCTCCGTCGTCATCTGTACGTACTG CTGACAGTCCCTCACTGGAGATCACTGAGGAGCCAAAGCAG CGAGGGTTCAGATTTCGGTACAGCTGTGAGGGTCCATCGCATGGTGGACTTCCTGGAGCGTCCAGTGAGAAGAACCGCAAGACCTACCCTAGTGTCAAG ATCCACAGCTATCAGGGCCCAGCTCGGGTGGTGGTCCAGTTGGTCACTGCTGTGACAGCGCCTCTGCATCCGCAGCTTCATGCTCATAGTTTGGTGGGGAAACAATGTGACAAAGGAATTTGTGTGATGGATGTTTTGAACACGGATTCCAGCATCAG TTTTCCAAACCTGGGAATACTTCACGTCACCAAGAAAAACGTGGCGAAGACGCTTGAGGAGCGGATGACTGAGGCAGTGAGGTCGGGCTATAATGTCGGCGTGACTATCCACCCAGAGGTTGACGCCTGGCAGGGGGAGATCCGAGTTTCTCGTGAGCTCAGCG ATCAGCAGCGCAACCTGATCAGCGCGGTGGCAGCCGACCAAGCCAGGAAGATGGACCTGAGTGTGGTGCGACTCATGTTCACCGCCTTCCTGCCCGACAGCGACGGTGCATTCTCGCGCCGCCTCGACCCGGTGGTGTCCGTGCCTATCTACGAcagca AAGCTCCAAATGCCTCCAGCTTGAAAATCGTGCGAATGGACCGGTCTGCTGGCTGTGTgtctggaggagaagaggtCTACCTGCTCTGTGACAAGGTTCAGAAAG ATGACATCCAGGTCCAGTTCTATGAAGAAGACGACTCGGGTTATGTGATCTGGCAGGCACTAGGCGACTTTTCTCCAACGGATGTTCACAGACAG TTTGCAATCGTCTTCAAGACCCCAAAGTATCGGGATCAAAACCTGCAGCGGCCGGCGCCGGTGTTTGTGCAGCTAAAAAGAAAGTCAGACAACGAGACCAGCGAACCCAAACCGTTCACCTACCACCCACAGATTCTAG ACAAAGAGGAGgtgcagaggaagagacagAAGATTCTGCCCAACTTCCATGACTTCAGTGGTaatggaggaggagcaggaggaggttttCATCGgggtggaggagcaggtggtGGCAGAGAAGGTGGCGGTGGAGAGGGAGAACGAGGAG cctttttcccaaatttctcctccttcagttatGTTGCTGGAGGAGGATGTGCTTACACGGCAGGCTGCTCGATGGCCCTTGAACTCG CTGGCGATGGTGCAGCTGGTGGAGATGAAGACGGTGCTGGTGGTGTTGAAGTGAAACGTCGACAGACGGATGCGCTGTTTCAGTACTCAGTTACAGGCGATGCAGCCTATCTTTTGGCACTACAGCGCCCCCTATTGACAGCTCAGGATAAGGACGGAGACAC CGGTTTCCACTTGGCTGTTCTCCACAGCCAACAGGAGGCACTAGAGAGCCTTGCTCATGTTGCTTCAGCAGTACCTGGAGACCTCAGCCTCAACCAAAGAAACCATCTGTACCAG ACGTCTTTGCACCTCGCTGTCATCACGCAGCAGGAGGCGGCGGTGAGAGCGCTGCTGGAGGCCGGCGCTGACCCGACTCTGACtgatcgccatggcaacacggTGCTTCACCTGGCCGTGCAGCAGGACGCGGCAGATATGATCCGGATGCTGTTAGAGGTGGCTGCAGTGAGACGCCTCTTGGACGAGGCCAACACGGCAG GTCTGTGCGCCATCCACCTGGCGGTGTTGGCCGACCACTTGAATTCCCTACGGGAGCTCCTGAAGGGCGGCGCCGACGTGGACGCGGTGGAGCACGGCAGCGGGAGAACGGCCCTCCACCTTGCCACTGAGCAGGATAACGTGTCGCTGGCCGGCtgtctgctgctggag GGTGACGCCCGCGTGGACTGCTGCACCTATGATGGTTCCACTCCCTTACACATCTCGGCTGGGAGGGGCTCGCTCAAGCTGACGGCTCTGCTGATGGCTGCAG GTGCAGATCCACTCAGAGAAAACTTGGAGCCTCTCTTCTACAAGGACGACGACGCCAGCAACAcagacgacgacgacgacaacTGTTTCATCCCTGGAACCACTCCGCTTGACGTCGCCTCTGAACAG GTCTCGTGTCTCCTGAAAGGTGAAAGTTGTGAGAGCCATGGTTTGACCAGGAGCCCCACAG gtgaccTGGCATCACTGGAACAGAaggtcagacaggaagtgtgcCAGGCCCTGGACAACGACGGATGCTGGGAAAGTCTATCACACAGTCTGAGTCTGGGGATTCTGATCCCAGCATTCCGACTGAGCCCATCCCCTGCTACCATCCTGCTGGACAGCTATgag GTTTCGGGTGGAACCATCTCAAACCTGCTGCGTGCGTTGAGATCTGTGGGTCAGTGCAGCGCTTTAAGTGTCCTGGAAAAGGCGCTGGCAAGTCACCAAACGTCGACCACCGGCTTGAGCC aagaggagctgcagaaggagGGTGGTCACGTGGAGGTGTGCGACAGTGGGGTGGAGTTGTCCTTCCCTGATCCTGGTTCCTGA